The Ornithinimicrobium faecis genome includes a window with the following:
- a CDS encoding NADP-dependent oxidoreductase, which translates to MSQQMMRKVTQDTFGGPEVMRLVEAERPTPGPAEVLVRVQASGVNPTDWKHRAGGRFLGDPPFTLGWDVSGIVEEVGIGVAILQPGDEVVGMLPYPGAGGGYSEYVVASPRTFVRRPASMAAAAGAALPLVGLTAWQALVDVAGVQSGDRVLVHAAAGGVGHVAVQIAAHHGAHVIGTASRAKHDIVRGFGAAEVIDYRTTDFSADLSDIDVVLDTIGDDYGPRSISTMRNGGRYVSITPANVHPDLATTAEQAGVSTALMLVERDHASLTEIVRLAEEGALRVELAATFPIESVAEAHALGEQGGTTGKIVLTWQGHEVSSRRR; encoded by the coding sequence ATGAGCCAGCAGATGATGCGCAAGGTCACCCAGGACACGTTCGGCGGACCGGAGGTGATGCGGCTGGTCGAGGCGGAGCGACCCACACCGGGGCCAGCAGAGGTCCTGGTGCGAGTGCAGGCATCTGGTGTCAACCCGACCGACTGGAAGCATCGCGCTGGTGGACGCTTCCTTGGCGACCCGCCCTTCACGCTCGGGTGGGACGTCAGCGGCATCGTCGAGGAGGTGGGAATCGGCGTGGCGATCCTCCAGCCGGGCGACGAGGTCGTCGGCATGCTGCCCTACCCAGGTGCCGGCGGTGGCTACTCGGAGTATGTCGTGGCCAGTCCCCGCACCTTCGTGCGGCGGCCGGCCAGTATGGCCGCGGCGGCTGGCGCGGCTCTCCCGTTGGTCGGGTTGACCGCGTGGCAGGCCCTGGTGGACGTTGCGGGCGTGCAGTCCGGGGATCGGGTGCTGGTGCATGCGGCCGCCGGTGGCGTCGGTCACGTGGCGGTCCAGATCGCTGCGCACCACGGTGCCCATGTCATCGGGACCGCGAGCCGTGCCAAGCACGACATCGTGCGCGGGTTCGGTGCTGCTGAGGTCATCGACTACCGCACCACCGATTTCAGCGCAGACCTGTCCGACATTGACGTCGTGCTCGACACGATCGGAGATGACTACGGCCCACGCAGCATCTCCACGATGCGCAACGGCGGACGCTATGTGTCCATCACACCGGCCAATGTGCACCCCGACCTGGCGACCACCGCGGAGCAGGCGGGTGTGTCCACGGCCCTCATGCTCGTCGAGCGCGACCATGCTTCCCTCACCGAGATTGTGCGCCTGGCCGAGGAGGGCGCCCTGCGCGTCGAGCTGGCCGCCACCTTCCCGATCGAATCGGTCGCCGAGGCACACGCCCTCGGTGAGCAGGGCGGCACCACCGGCAAAATCGTCTTGACCTGGCAGGGCCACGAGGTCTCCTCGCGTCGCCGCTAG
- a CDS encoding ISL3 family transposase, with protein sequence MRVTTAFNRVLALDGTRVVSVAFTDDGLVLGVRRSARLHRCPCGRKVRGRYDVSTRRWRHVDFGATKVWLEASLARVACPACAKVRTEAVPWARPGARFTQDLENLIGWLAQRMDKTSVSKLLRCSWESVDRAVVRVVAEHLDDSRLDGLYRICVDEISYKRGHWYLTVVADHDTGRVVWVRKDRTKEAFEEFFTTLGPERTSAIEAISSDASSIYLPVAKEQIPQAKICLDPFHVITWVNEAMDSTYAANPAPTPTGQDSTNRGQWQKLRTSLRMGAERLDDDRRATVNRLRRERYRVFRAWELKEKLRDLYRTVEPEHAGRTPALLADLRTTLQTPRVQAPRPTTRAPLPRNRQRRRARPVQLQSRRDQRQDPRDPTPRLRPRQPRLPHRHDPPLPRRNQPPATHTKVRRRTCVLVYG encoded by the coding sequence GTGCGCGTCACCACAGCATTCAATCGTGTCCTGGCCCTGGATGGCACCCGGGTGGTGTCAGTGGCCTTCACCGACGACGGTCTGGTCCTGGGCGTGCGACGGTCCGCACGGCTGCACCGCTGTCCGTGCGGGCGGAAAGTCCGGGGGCGCTATGACGTCTCTACCCGACGTTGGCGGCACGTGGATTTCGGTGCCACGAAGGTGTGGTTGGAAGCCAGCCTCGCCCGGGTCGCCTGCCCGGCCTGCGCGAAGGTGCGCACCGAGGCGGTGCCCTGGGCCCGCCCTGGCGCCCGGTTCACCCAGGACCTGGAAAACCTCATCGGCTGGCTGGCCCAGCGGATGGATAAGACCAGCGTCTCCAAGCTGTTGCGGTGCTCCTGGGAGTCGGTCGACCGGGCCGTCGTGCGGGTGGTCGCTGAGCACCTGGACGACTCCCGCCTCGATGGCCTGTACCGGATCTGCGTGGACGAGATCTCCTACAAGCGTGGCCACTGGTACCTGACCGTGGTCGCTGACCACGACACCGGCCGGGTGGTCTGGGTGCGTAAGGACCGCACCAAAGAAGCCTTCGAGGAATTCTTCACCACCCTGGGCCCCGAGCGCACCAGCGCGATCGAGGCAATCAGCTCAGATGCCTCCTCGATCTACCTGCCCGTCGCCAAAGAGCAAATACCCCAGGCCAAGATCTGCCTGGACCCCTTCCACGTCATCACCTGGGTCAACGAGGCCATGGACTCGACCTACGCAGCTAACCCCGCCCCGACCCCAACAGGGCAGGACAGCACCAACCGCGGCCAGTGGCAAAAGCTGCGGACCTCGCTACGGATGGGTGCCGAACGCCTTGATGATGACCGACGGGCAACAGTCAATCGCCTACGCCGAGAACGCTACCGAGTGTTCCGCGCCTGGGAGCTGAAGGAGAAGCTGCGCGATCTCTACCGCACTGTCGAACCGGAACACGCCGGCCGCACACCTGCGCTCCTGGCTGACCTCCGTACGACGCTCCAAACTCCCCGCGTTCAAGCACCTCGCCCGACGACTCGAGCGCCACTTCCAAGAAATCGTCAACGCCGTCGAGCTAGGCCTGTCCAACTCCAGAGCCGAAGGGATCAACGCCAAGATCCGCGTGATCCAACGCCGCGGCTACGGCCACGCCAACCCCGACTCCCTCATCGCCATGATCCACCTCTGCCTCGGCGGAATCAGCCTCCCGCTACCCACACAAAGGTGAGGAGACGTACATGTGTGCTAGTCTATGGATAG
- a CDS encoding HNH endonuclease signature motif containing protein → MDTKVLQGRIRESLRRPPVVRARSSRPAGRKDAAAAAESTDASRVATEFTDDSGAPAELWVTSFADLLAPPPKPKDGAATDQLPIDERDADTVAGGAQGHPDETSADETSANEAHAATEATEVNTDGAGDTAARLQSVLAELGLDAPMVESLADLAQACATVSSVDEQPSVIARGQALLGSIESLNATAGRLDAVLLSATRELTAVQGQMLLLDKGDTTPDDLTATQWEKWRAQAKRATRKEVEALMGWCPGEISDLVAVANLPVAVTAPLAHSLKSGESTWRLVRRYFRACSTFTTEDSAAVANGLFGNDPKASVSERLDSAGEFLGGPWRHREFYRALDREVHKIKGRDPQSTKKTREDNLAANDTRVLVEDNGTAQVMIGCTATQGAAIADRIDKAARAARKAGDPRTLCQLRAAAGIALLLHGTADLTGLPDDPALVTVEQSEQLTKILHGLPAAQLNVIVPLNALIGTTPGGLTPTGFGPGTGIDAEGNPIPAAFAAPSTAAGHPTAGQPGTRASSSCTCECTCGAEADESFTDRAPDDGRTGQDCPDPGSAGPDCPPQQAAPEQAASGTQPPPTPGEPDGEVGVGEVIGKHSVFLSPDEVRTLALTPGSTMHRLLTDPSTGVLVERSIKAYPFDAGMRAHIIAADVFCRMPGCLKPASMAQIDHVQEHGTPGGHTCIANGQPLDAPDHDLKTKKLWDAVIHANRDVTWTTLLGRIYTTKAHDHNQYTKLLTAATDQVDEAITAGADPAAAVDAAVYQALSYRPAGAKLEAEDDDDFSELFTGWHSLTLTHTPENGRRTYHPNPDTMRAEAQRHHDTDDRVPDSEKDDQGERGTEPCGREPEAGDDGPTTPWPRDPDAPPPF, encoded by the coding sequence ATGGACACCAAGGTTCTGCAGGGACGGATCCGGGAGAGCCTGCGCCGTCCTCCTGTGGTGCGGGCCCGTTCGTCGCGTCCTGCTGGCCGCAAGGACGCCGCTGCAGCCGCTGAGTCCACGGACGCTTCCCGGGTTGCCACTGAGTTCACGGACGATTCCGGGGCGCCTGCCGAGTTGTGGGTGACGTCCTTCGCTGATCTGCTGGCACCCCCGCCCAAGCCCAAGGACGGCGCAGCGACCGACCAGCTGCCGATCGACGAGCGCGACGCAGACACTGTCGCCGGCGGGGCCCAGGGGCACCCCGACGAGACATCCGCAGACGAGACATCCGCCAACGAGGCGCACGCAGCCACTGAGGCAACCGAGGTCAACACCGACGGAGCCGGTGACACAGCAGCACGTCTGCAGTCCGTCTTAGCCGAGTTGGGTCTGGACGCGCCGATGGTCGAGTCCCTCGCCGACCTCGCCCAGGCCTGCGCGACGGTGTCCAGCGTGGATGAGCAGCCATCCGTCATCGCCCGGGGCCAGGCACTGTTGGGCAGCATCGAGTCGTTGAACGCGACCGCTGGCCGGTTGGACGCGGTCCTGCTCTCCGCGACCAGGGAGCTGACCGCCGTGCAGGGCCAGATGCTGCTCCTGGACAAGGGTGACACCACCCCGGACGACCTCACCGCCACACAATGGGAGAAATGGCGGGCCCAGGCCAAGCGGGCGACCCGCAAGGAAGTGGAAGCCCTCATGGGGTGGTGTCCTGGGGAGATCTCTGACCTGGTCGCGGTCGCCAACCTTCCCGTCGCGGTGACGGCACCGCTGGCCCACTCTCTGAAGTCGGGTGAGTCGACCTGGCGGCTGGTGCGCCGCTACTTCCGGGCCTGCTCCACCTTCACCACCGAGGACTCTGCTGCTGTGGCCAACGGCCTGTTCGGCAACGACCCGAAAGCTTCCGTGTCTGAGCGGCTCGACTCTGCCGGTGAGTTCCTCGGCGGGCCGTGGCGTCACCGCGAGTTCTACCGTGCGCTGGACCGTGAAGTGCACAAGATCAAAGGTCGCGACCCGCAGTCGACCAAGAAAACTCGTGAGGACAACCTCGCCGCCAACGACACGAGGGTGTTGGTCGAGGACAACGGCACCGCCCAAGTCATGATCGGGTGCACCGCCACCCAGGGCGCCGCGATCGCCGACCGCATCGACAAAGCAGCCCGTGCCGCCCGCAAGGCCGGCGACCCACGCACCCTGTGCCAACTCCGTGCCGCGGCCGGCATCGCCCTGCTGCTGCACGGCACCGCCGACCTGACCGGGCTACCCGACGACCCAGCCCTCGTCACGGTCGAGCAGTCCGAACAACTCACCAAAATCCTCCACGGCCTCCCAGCCGCGCAACTCAACGTCATCGTCCCGCTCAACGCCCTGATCGGCACCACCCCAGGCGGCCTGACCCCCACAGGGTTTGGCCCCGGCACGGGTATCGATGCCGAGGGGAACCCGATCCCCGCAGCCTTCGCCGCCCCGAGCACTGCTGCTGGTCACCCGACCGCTGGGCAACCAGGCACCCGCGCCAGCAGTTCGTGCACCTGTGAGTGCACCTGCGGAGCAGAAGCCGACGAATCATTCACCGATCGCGCACCCGACGACGGTCGGACAGGACAAGACTGTCCCGACCCCGGATCAGCAGGACCAGACTGCCCACCCCAGCAGGCAGCACCCGAGCAGGCAGCATCAGGAACCCAGCCGCCACCAACACCAGGTGAACCGGATGGTGAGGTCGGCGTCGGCGAGGTCATCGGCAAACACAGTGTCTTCCTGTCCCCGGACGAGGTCCGCACCCTCGCGCTGACACCGGGGTCGACGATGCACCGGCTGCTGACCGACCCATCCACCGGGGTCCTCGTGGAGAGGTCGATCAAGGCCTACCCATTCGATGCTGGGATGCGGGCGCACATCATCGCCGCGGACGTTTTCTGCAGAATGCCCGGCTGTTTGAAGCCGGCGTCGATGGCGCAGATTGATCACGTCCAGGAACACGGCACCCCCGGCGGGCACACCTGCATCGCCAACGGCCAACCCCTCGACGCCCCCGACCACGACCTGAAGACCAAGAAACTCTGGGACGCGGTGATCCACGCCAACAGGGACGTCACCTGGACTACCCTGCTCGGGCGGATCTACACCACCAAGGCCCACGACCACAACCAGTACACCAAGCTGTTGACGGCAGCCACCGACCAAGTCGACGAAGCTATCACCGCAGGCGCCGACCCTGCCGCAGCTGTCGACGCCGCGGTGTATCAGGCGCTGTCGTACCGGCCGGCCGGAGCGAAGCTCGAAGCTGAGGATGACGACGACTTCAGCGAACTGTTCACCGGCTGGCACTCCCTCACCCTGACCCACACCCCCGAAAACGGCCGCCGCACGTACCACCCGAACCCCGACACCATGCGTGCCGAAGCACAACGCCACCACGACACCGACGACCGAGTCCCCGACAGCGAGAAGGACGACCAGGGCGAGCGGGGCACTGAACCGTGCGGCCGCGAACCCGAGGCAGGCGACGACGGGCCCACCACCCCCTGGCCCCGCGACCCCGATGCACCACCACCCTTCTGA